A stretch of the Arachis stenosperma cultivar V10309 chromosome 6, arast.V10309.gnm1.PFL2, whole genome shotgun sequence genome encodes the following:
- the LOC130933921 gene encoding uncharacterized protein LOC130933921 produces the protein MGGKVRTRELFVKFGDVVCSSGESNRNPQFVVMLGASSSMLVGTSSSVPVIAPEAVLVVSPSFAVNLNCDGNGEIDETVMILISGEGEKPNTVEDVLWDDDDIEPAMIDEDSDDDIGKSIPVRDGRASSSETQQYSLYFSTLDLEAMIYQEFLDVKSEFGARDTQDTMIDLDHSLYLGGKRYNGPHICLATLISSDHRMLDYHVISAFILPMVRADATVSIKITMSSSIAVLKTLLCDLEAKLTSYQLIPAEYINVTLCT, from the exons ATGGGTGGAAAA GTGAGAACCCGTGAGCTATTCGTCAAGTTTGGAGATGTGGTCTGTAGTTCAGGAGAATCGAATCGGAATCCTCAATTTGTAGTCATGCTAGGAGCCTCTAGTTCAATGCTTGTTGGCACATCTTCATCTGTGCCTGTCATTGCACCTGAGGCAGTTTTGGTGGTATCTCCGTCTTTCGCAGTTAATCTAAACTGCGATGGCAATGGAGAAATAG ATGAGACTGTTATGATTCTGATTTCAGGGGAGGGTGAAAAACCAAATACTGTCGAAGATGTACTGTGGGATGACGATGATATAGAGCCTGCCATGATTGACGAGGATAGTGATGATGATATAGGAAAGAGTATTCCAGTTAGGGATGGTAGAGCATCGAGTTCGGAAACTCAGCAATACTCCTTGTACTTTTCAACTTTAGACTTGGAAGCCATGATATACCAAGAGTTCTTAGATGTAAAATCCGAATTTGGGGCCAGAGATACACAGGATACA ATGATTGATTTGGATCACTCTTTGTATTTGGGAGGTAAAAGGTATAATGGACCTCATATATGTCTGGCCACGTTGATATCTAGTGATCACAGGATGCTTGATTATCATGTTATATCTGCTTTCATCCTTCCTATGGTAAGAGCTGATGCGACTGTGTCGATCAAG ATAACGATGTCAAGTAGTATTGCAGTGTTGAAGACACTCCTATGCGACTTAGAGGCCAAGCTGACGAGTTATCAGCTTATCCCCGCAGAGTATATCAATGTCACCCTATGCACCTAA
- the LOC130932742 gene encoding probable protein phosphatase 2C 38, whose protein sequence is MVRSCWKPSGDGGDDDVRGKVEGLLWYKDLGHHLYGEFSMAVIQANSSIEDRSQLESGPLSSDYMGPQGTFVGIYDGHGGAEASQFVSDNLFSNLKRFAAEHQGISENIIKRAFTETDESFLSVVKKQWLSKPQIASAGSCCLTGIICNGMMYIANAGDSRAVLGRLERATRETYAVQVSAEHNVNIETERDEVRSRHPYDSQIVVMKHNVWRVKGLIQVSRSLGDAYLKKAEFNREPLPQKFRLPEPFFKPILSCEPSISTHKLHHDDQFLIVASDGLWEQLSNQEAVNIVSSNPRNGIARKLVKAALREAAKKREMRFSDLQKIEKGVRRHFHDDISVIVVFLNPKLIDNTSLWGSPLSIKGGGPAIS, encoded by the exons ATGGTTAGATCGTGTTGGAAACCAAGTGGAGATGGTGGTGATGACGATGTGAGAGGAAAAGTTGAAGGGTTGCTATGGTACAAGGATTTGGGGCACCATCTTTACGGGGAATTCTCAATGGCTGTGATCCAAGCCAATAGTTCAATAGAGGATCGAAGCCAACTTGAATCTGGACCTTTAAGTTCTGATTATATGGGTCCTCAAGGAACCTTTGTTGGTATATATGATGGTCATGGTGGTGCTGAGGCTTCACAATTTGTCAGTGACAATCTTTTCAGCAATCTCAAAA GATTTGCAGCAGAACATCAAGGAATTTCAGAAAACATTATCAAAAGGGCTTTTACTGAAACTGATGAGAGTTTTCTGTCTGTTGTGAAGAAACAGTGGCTAAGCAAGCCACAAATTGCTTCCGCGGGTTCATGTTGTTTGACAGGGATCATCTGCAACGGTATGATGTATATTGCGAACGCCGGAGACTCGAGGGCGGTGTTAGGAAGATTAGAGAGGGCAACAAGGGAGACATATGCTGTTCAAGTATCTGCAGAACACAACGTTAACATAGAGACAGAGAGAGATGAAGTTAGGTCAAGGCATCCTTATGATTCACAAATTGTGGTCATGAAACACAATGTTTGGCGTGTGAAAGGCCTAATACAG GTTTCAAGGTCTTTAGGTGATGCATATCTCAAGAAAGCAGAATTCAACAGGGAGCCTCTACCACAGAAGTTTAGGTTGCCTGAACCTTTCTTCAAGCCCATTCTTAGTTGCGAGCCATCGATATCAACACATAAACTCCATCATGATGATCAGTTTCTGATCGTTGCTTCTGATGGTCTATGGGAGCAGCTTAGCAACCAAGAAGCCGTCAACATTGTCAGCAGCAACCCACGTAAC GGGATTGCTAGGAAGCTTGTAAAGGCTGCATTGCGCGAAGCAGCTAAGAAGAGAGAGATGAGATTCTCAGACCTACAAAAGATTGAAAAGGGGGTGAGGAGACACTTCCATGATGACATATCAGTGATTGTTGTGTTCCTTAACCCAAAACTCATTGATAATACCTCTCTCTGGGGTTCTCCTCTTTCAATCAAAGGCGGCGGGCCTGCCATTTCTTAG